A stretch of Triticum aestivum cultivar Chinese Spring chromosome 1D, IWGSC CS RefSeq v2.1, whole genome shotgun sequence DNA encodes these proteins:
- the LOC123180115 gene encoding ABC transporter G family member 5: MSTSGHIAVEVDDAERELQLLVSAGPPVPYTLSFTDLSYRVRQGRGGLMGCLPSRASNRLASTDAPPANTKALLDGVSGEAREGELFAVMGASGSGKSTLVDALAGRIARDSLRGHVTLNGEPLHGSRLRAISAYVMQDDLLYPMLTVRETLLFAAELRLSRALSPAAKRERVDRLIDQLGLSRAADTIIGDEGHRGVSGGERRRVSIGTDIIHDPILLFLDEPTSGLDSASAFMVVQVLRTIARSGSVVVMTIHQPSARILGILGRLLLLSRGRTVYAGTPAGLKPFFAEFGAPIPDNENPAEFALDTIREREAQQPDGTGPLADFNARWQATHKAMDGTNAKRVSPMTLEYAIAESVARGKLVAGSGTGTVSLQMPTYANPMPVEVWVLIKRAFTNTQRMPELFGMRLGTIMVTGLILATIFLRLDDTPKGVQERLGFFAMGMSTMFYVCADALPVFVQERHIYLRETAHNAYRRASYVLANAVVSFPPLVALSLAFAVTTFFAVGLAGGASSFLYFSLIILASLWAGSGFVTFLSAVVPHVMLGYTVVVAILAYFLLFSGFFINRDRIPDYWIWFHYISLVKYPYQAVLQNEFGDATRCFARGTQMFDGTPIGGMPEAIKMKVLGAIGNALGTHMTSHTCVLTGADVLAQQAVTDLGKWMCLLVTAGFGFFFRALFYVVLLVGSKNKRK, translated from the coding sequence ATGTCGACCTCCGGCCACATCGCCGTCGAAGTCGACGATGCTGAGCGGGAGCTGCAGCTGCTCGTCTCCGCGGGGCCGCCGGTGCCGTACACGCTCTCCTTCACGGACCTCTCCTACCGCGTCCGGCAGGGCCGGGGCGGCCTCATGGGCTGCCTCCCCTCGCGCGCCAGCAACCGCCTGGCCTCCACCGACGCGCCGCCCGCCAACACCAAGGCGCTGCTGGACGGCGTCTCGGGGGAGGCGCGGGAGGGCGAGCTGTTCGCCGTCATGGGCGCCAGCGGCTCCGGCAAGTCCACGCTCGTCGACGCGCTCGCGGGCCGGATCGCGCGCGACAGCCTCCGCGGCCACGTCACGCTCAACGGGGAGCCGCTCCACGGCAGCCGCCTCCGCGCCATCTCCGCCTACGTCATGCAGGACGACCTGCTCTACCCGATGCTCACCGTGCGCGAGACCCTGCTGTTTGCCGCGGAGCTCCGCCTCTCGCGCGCGCTCTCCCCGGCCGCCAAGCGCGAGCGCGTGGACCGGCTCATCGACCAGCTCGGGCTGTCGCGCGCCGCCGACACCATCATCGGCGACGAGGGCCACCGCGGGGTGTCGGGCGGGGAGCGCCGCCGGGTGTCCATCGGCACCGACATCATCCACGACCCTATACTGCTGTTCCTCGACGAGCCCACCTCCGGCCTCGACTCGGCCAGCGCCTTCATGGTGGTGCAGGTGCTGCGCACCATCGCACGCAGCGGCAGCGTCGTCGTCATGACCATCCACCAGCCCAGCGCGCGCATCCTCGGCATCCTCGGCCGCCTCCTGCTGCTCTCGCGCGGCCGCACCGTGTACGCCGGCACGCCCGCCGGCCTCAAGCCCTTCTTCGCGGAGTTCGGCGCGCCCATCCCGGACAACGAGAACCCGGCCGAGTTCGCGCTGGACACCATCCGCGAGCGCGAGGCCCAGCAGCCCGACGGCACGGGGCCGCTCGCCGACTTCAACGCGAGGTGGCAGGCGACTCACAAGGCGATGGACGGCACCAACGCCAAGAGGGTGAGCCCGATGACGCTGGAGTACGCGATCGCGGAGAGCGTGGCGCGGGGGAAGCTGGTGGCCGGGAGCGGGACGGGGACGGTGTCGCTGCAGATGCCGACGTACGCGAACCCGATGCCGGTGGAGGTGTGGGTGCTGATCAAGCGCGCCTTCACCAACACGCAGCGCATGCCGGAGCTGTTCGGGATGCGGCTGGGCACGATCATGGTGACGGGGCTGATCCTGGCGACCATCTTCCTGCGGCTGGACGACACGCCCAAGGGCGTGCAGGAGCGGCTGGGGTTCTTCGCCATGGGCATGTCGACCATGTTCTACGTGTGCGCGGACGCGCTGCCGGTGTTCGTGCAGGAGCGGCACATCTACCTGCGGGAGACGGCGCACAACGCGTACCGGCGCGCCTCCTACGTGCTGGCCAACGCCGTCGTCTCCTTCCCGCCACTGGTGGCGCTGTCGCTGGCGTTCGCGGTCACCACGTTCTTCGCCGTGGGTCTCGCCGGAGGCGCCTCGTCTTTCCTCTACTTCTCGCTCATCATCCTCGCCTCGCTCTGGGCCGGCAGCGGGTTCGTGACGTTCCTGTCGGCGGTGGTGCCGCACGTGATGCTGGGGTACACGGTGGTGGTGGCCATCCTGGCCTACTTCCTGCTCTTCTCGGGCTTCTTCATCAACCGCGACAGAATCCCCGACTACTGGATCTGGTTCCACTACATCTCGCTGGTCAAGTACCCGTACCAGGCGGTGCTGCAGAACGAGTTCGGCGACGCCACGAGGTGCTTCGCACGCGGGACGCAGATGTTCGACGGCACGCCCATCGGCGGCATGCCGGAGGCCATCAAGATGAAGGTGCTCGGCGCCATCGGCAACGCGCTCGGCACGCACATGACGTCCCACACATGTGTCCTCACCGGCGCTGACGTGCTGGCGCAGCAGGCCGTCACGGACCTGGGCAAGTGGATGTGCCTCCTGGTCACCGCCGGGTTCGGATTCTTCTTCCGCGCGCTCTTCTACGTCGTGCTGCTCGTCGGCAGCAAGAACAAGAGGAAGTGA